In Balnearium lithotrophicum, the sequence AGGAGTGTAGAGATGGCTAAGAAAGGACCCCGTGAAATAATTCAACTTGCTTGTACAGAGTGTAAGAGAAGGAACTACTCAACTACAAAAAATAAGAGAAATACTCCAGATAGGTTGGAGCTCCGCAAGTACTGTCCCTGGTGTAATAAACATACCTTGCACAGAGAGGTAAAGTAGGATATATTACTCTCTGCAGGTAGGCCAGTAGCCCAACTGGCAGGGCTCCGGACTCCAAATCCGGCGGTTGGGGGTTCGAGTCCCTCCTGGCCTGCCATTTTAAAATTTTCTCTCTTTTTGTAAAATCCCCCTGAAAATAAAAAATCAAAATTAAGAGGTTTTTATGTCCCCTTTTGAATTTTTAAAGGAAGTTAGAGAAGAACTGACGAGGGTAACCTGGCCTACGAAAGATGAGGTAATTGAGGCAACATTTGGGGTTATTCTATTTTGTGCAGTTATAGCTGTTTATTTCTGGGTTTTAGATACAGTTTTTGCAAAGCTGTTGGAAATAATAATTGCAAGGTAAGGGGTATAGATAATGGCAGATAAAAAGTGGTACTCCCTTCACGTTCAGTCCGGTTTTGAGTACAGGGTAAAGGCTAACATCTTAAAAGCCCTCAGGGAGGCCGGTAAGGAAGATAAGGTAGAGGAGATATTCATACCGGCAGTTGAGAAGGTTGTATTTAAATCGATGGGAAAGGAAAAGGGAGAAGTGCCTCTGAGGGGGGAACCTAAGGTTTTTGAAGTTGAGGGGGATGAAGGAAAGACAGTTACATTTAGAATAGAGGACGGTAAGGTTTGGGTTGAGTCCTGCCAGTGTGAGAGGAAGAAGTGTACACCGGAGAAACCGATAGAGAAAGTTGGCCAGAAAATAAAGTGTCCTGAGAATAGAGTTGAGGCAAAGATAGAGCTCCGCGACAAACTCTATCCCGGTTACATATTTATTAAGGCCGACCTGGACAAAGACCTTCAGAGTTTAATAAGGAGAATTCCAAGGGTACTCGGTTTTGTAAGTGCTGGAGGAAAACCTGTTGTTGTTCCCGAATCTGAAATTAATCAGATAAGGGAAAGATTGAAGAGGGGAGTGCCGAAGGTTAAGAAGCTCAAATTTGATATTGGCGACAAGGTGAAGATTAAAGAGGGTCCCTTCATCGGTTTTGAGGGAACAATATCAGAGATTGACCCTGAGCACGAAAAGGTTATAGTTTTGGTTAACATTTTTGATAGGCAAACTCCCGTTGAGTTGGAGTTTGACCAGATAGAAAAAATTAGCTAAGTAATTTGGAGGATAAAATGGCAAAAAAGGTTGTAGCTGAAGTTAAGCTCCAGCTACCTGCCGGAGAAGCTACTCCTGCACCACCGGTAGGTCCTGCTTTAGGTCAGCACGGCGTTAACATTATGGAGTTCGTTAAAGCCTTTAACGCTGCAACTGCTGACAAGAAGGGATTAATTATCCCGGTAGTTATCACAATCTACGCTGACAGGTCCTTCGACTTCGTTCTCAAGACTCCACCTGCTTCAGTACTCATCAAAAAGGCAGCAGGAATTGAAAAGGGTGCTCACCAGCCTAAGAAAGAATGGGTAGGTCAGATTACAAAGGAACAGCTCAGACAAATTGCGGAACAGAAGATGCAGGACTTAAACTGCTACGACATCGAAGCTGCCATGAGAATTATTGCTGGAACAGCTGAAAACATGGGAGTAAAAATCGTTGACTAACGGAAATCGACCACCTCTAAGGTGGGAGGCAAAATAGCCGAAGGAGGAGAGTATGCCTAAGCATGGAAAGAAGTACATGAACGCCTTAGCCCTCATCGACAGAAATAAGCAGTATCCCTTGAGGGAGGCCATCTCATTGGTTAAAAAGATGGCAGATGTAACGAAGAGGAACTTTGACCAGACGGTTGAGATGGCCGTGAGATTAGGGGTAGACCCAAGGTATCAGGACCAAATGGTTAGGGGAAGTGTTGTTCTACCCCACGGTCTTGGTAAGGAAAGAGTTGTTGCCGTTATTGCCCAGGGAGAGAAGCTAAACGAAGCAAAGGAAGCCGGAGCGGACTTTGTAGGAGGGGACGACCTTATTCAGAAAATCCAACAGGGATGGTTAGACTTTGATGTTCTTATTGCTACTCCCGATATGATGGGTAAGGTCGGTAGGCTTGGTAGAATTCTGGGACCAAGGGGATTAATGCCTAACCCTAAAACAGGAACTGTTACATTTGATGTCGCTAAAGCTGTGAAGGAAGCTAAAAGTGGAAAGGTTGACTTTAAGGTTGAAAAGGCAGGAATCGTTCACGTCCCAGTAGGAAAGGTTTCTTTTAATGAGGATAAACTCTTTGAAAATACAGTTGCCCTTTTAAAGGCTATTCTTGCAGCAAAGCCATCTGGAGCAAAGGGACAGTACGTTAGAAGTATTACAGTAGCTGCAACTATGGATCCTGGTGTAAAGGTTGATGTTAACGATGCAATAAATGCTGCTCAATCAGCAGAATAAGGTTGACAATTGAAATTTTGTGAATAGAATTACCGTCGCTAAGTAGATGTACCGGTTGAAGAGGGTAGGTGCATAGCTTAAATGCCTGAAAGGCAGCCTACTGAGACCGGGAGAGAGATTTCCCGCCAAACTATGCCCTCCCTCTTCACTTCCAAAAACGTTAGGAGGTAACTCCGTTGAAAACGAAAAAATTAAAGGAACAGATAGCAAAGGAACTAAAGGAGAAATTTGAAAAGGCTCCTTTAGTTGTCCTAACTGACTTTCAGGGAATGACAGTTGCTGAGTCTAATGCCTTAA encodes:
- the secE gene encoding preprotein translocase subunit SecE; its protein translation is MSPFEFLKEVREELTRVTWPTKDEVIEATFGVILFCAVIAVYFWVLDTVFAKLLEIIIAR
- the rplA gene encoding 50S ribosomal protein L1; this translates as MPKHGKKYMNALALIDRNKQYPLREAISLVKKMADVTKRNFDQTVEMAVRLGVDPRYQDQMVRGSVVLPHGLGKERVVAVIAQGEKLNEAKEAGADFVGGDDLIQKIQQGWLDFDVLIATPDMMGKVGRLGRILGPRGLMPNPKTGTVTFDVAKAVKEAKSGKVDFKVEKAGIVHVPVGKVSFNEDKLFENTVALLKAILAAKPSGAKGQYVRSITVAATMDPGVKVDVNDAINAAQSAE
- the nusG gene encoding transcription termination/antitermination protein NusG, which produces MADKKWYSLHVQSGFEYRVKANILKALREAGKEDKVEEIFIPAVEKVVFKSMGKEKGEVPLRGEPKVFEVEGDEGKTVTFRIEDGKVWVESCQCERKKCTPEKPIEKVGQKIKCPENRVEAKIELRDKLYPGYIFIKADLDKDLQSLIRRIPRVLGFVSAGGKPVVVPESEINQIRERLKRGVPKVKKLKFDIGDKVKIKEGPFIGFEGTISEIDPEHEKVIVLVNIFDRQTPVELEFDQIEKIS
- the rpmG gene encoding 50S ribosomal protein L33: MAKKGPREIIQLACTECKRRNYSTTKNKRNTPDRLELRKYCPWCNKHTLHREVK
- the rplK gene encoding 50S ribosomal protein L11 — encoded protein: MAKKVVAEVKLQLPAGEATPAPPVGPALGQHGVNIMEFVKAFNAATADKKGLIIPVVITIYADRSFDFVLKTPPASVLIKKAAGIEKGAHQPKKEWVGQITKEQLRQIAEQKMQDLNCYDIEAAMRIIAGTAENMGVKIVD